The Parambassis ranga chromosome 1, fParRan2.1, whole genome shotgun sequence genome includes a region encoding these proteins:
- the evpla gene encoding envoplakin a has protein sequence MFKKKDTKDGTLKGSGKVNKTQTSSLALLIAQMQKNADQVEKDILRSEELLAVDAENDKKELPFKHQNEISEKLGEAEGLLQDLFLDVDKIKKLMHPQAKEIEGDVILLHERWLKDCAFYRDIYEQIDDVSLMPRIDWGPVFNEKQKQVNVEEYGPTLADLEKQLAAHNILHKEIEAYNSQLCVSSAGSKENYTALKKQYNNLLDNSKWRRHYLNSVYEYVQGCNKELAFLGDEQGKIKKQDWSDRMVDPPDVRRQYENFKNNSLLSHESEVNKLQDEGDRLVELKHPASSTITAQRDAVRNEWQKFLNLCICQETHLDNVEEFRKYQMDTEQLSETLTKLNNSLDTKSVGKKSNSEMLLQLEEEEKALQNCDQLLADLRRRSTTIAPLKLRRTTTSRPITVESLCDWETDTGSLSRGEKFTLKSNSHNENWDITSTNGATKTFPAVCFQIPPPDPEAIDKVDLLGSELADIRKRRAALAESLKNHKSDISRSQQSVPVSSAPLDPKVTALAQQLDQLDNDLVNAEESMLSRLRAPLSRTDPAGDLAKRLREQEKAANTLKALEQQKLAAQGDLQPLLSKDPSSTSSGLPLKLSAANNKYDSLAALADLYKKKANASLNLESQIKKVDGLVSGFEKKLSEDGPIPDRPNAIQARSEDIQSQQKSVAAAQDDVKKLSQNLETTEQLCSSLQQSYQEYCPDIQRQRTEVKDLQTRYTNVANQLKEREIVLQEAATKNQEFQSTCKSLNSFLDNLGTNQITSSNDLSQVNAKQSSQERIMDDLKRKQDDVDRVSDLSQDLQDLLNDYETNIDKFNSTLEDSGATVAKKPHVLTLSDAVQKEEKNVVNRYTEATAKNTQVQKQMGLAKNLLLNNEEKVQMVAQQQVALESQQKSTFQIESLLKELEEERARTTHTETNLRTFKDRMMSLKSRRGVERIEEKEVLHYYRDPKLENDLADLQNKLHEEALRRSTTQSEVEVLNKKITTLEDTLKNATPKLVTREVTEFERDPQLDVDAAKLRDEVTRIKDEIRVRDGEQIQMKTEVTVLQQMKPPIKERVVKKEVVKVEQDPEMLRAVRTMDTEISGENNKSKLLTDEIFQTRSQINALERLIPNIQPKIITKEVKKIEQDPDLITESKKIQTNLEEERMENNSLSREVMDLHSRYRQVQDWKPRVEVKEIVNEIYRIDPNTELEIMRLRKDIQDSSKQRSDSEREITQVTADLNILRSEKPKVELKEVLREVVKEERSPENEREIQRLNDQLTQLHINYNSLEEQVRLLRKERDEWKAERSKIETKLVTREVIKYEADPLQEKEADRLRRDVRDEAKLRRNIEEMVFDLQNKYILLERQKPEEKVVVQEVVRLQKDPRQEVEHERLGRTLDDEVMTRRQLELDLQQLRTKVEEKERILRESDERQKKIQADSELREIRLCIVQLETAPPPVEESIVVEEVLKVERDPKLERMISGLRLDMDKETNDILRLERDIRNLTAKLEILQREKSVEKTVYKEVVRVEKDQAVEAERDRLREQVSQNKFARQDLEDEIRRLNDKINLLSSTKSSTSREETTLTLNKDSLQREKDNLTREFRTLEARRHDIGLSFQQQSRLMSERTQMSRQKSIKMESDVHRLERDILDEKDKIHLRDSTIRELLLNLQKEESAETRTKETNVSTRITILDPDTGKDMSPYDAFLLGLIDRQQYIHLQELECDWEEITSMGPDGETSVLQDRKSGKQYSIKDALQKGRLTEYDLQQYKQGKLPISEFALLVAGDNKKQPQFNSIVPKSSTTVNSVQPDLSTAKEILPVAGIMDTHTDTCYTIRNATMRKLIDSTSAQRLLEAQAATGGIIDISNKERYTVHKAATRGLIDDSQLQRLLNAQKAFAGVEDPVTKERLSVGEAIQKGWMPKDTAFRYMEAQHHTGGLVDPKTGRRLSTLDAIGAKMIDSTMMRELQADRSYVKDIVDPITQEKINYKQALERCKKDPLSGLPMLPASSKDSGYSSRYGRF, from the exons ATGTTTAAGAAAAAGGACACTAAGGACGGGACCCTCAAGGGTTCGGGCAAGGTCAACAA GACCCAGACCAGCAGCTTGGCGTTGCTGATCGCCCAGATGCAAAAGAATGCTGACCAGGTGGAGAAAGACATTCTGCGATCTGAGGAGCTGCTGGCTGTG GATGCCGAAAACGACAAGAAAGAGCTTCCCTTCAAGCATCAGAATGAGATCTCGGAGAAGCTGGGCGAGGCTGAGGGACTGCTGCAGGATCTCTTTCTGGACGTTGACAAAATCAAGAAGCTGATGCATCCACAAGCCAAGGAGATAGAGGGCGA TGTCATCCTGCTCCATGAGCGCTGGCTGAAGGACTGCGCCTTCTACCGAGACATCTACGAGCAGATTGATGATGTGTCGCTGATGCCCAGAATTGACTGGGGGCCTGTTTTTAATGAGAAGCAA AAACAGGTGAATGTGGAGGAGTATGGCCCCACCTTGGCAGACCTGGAGAAGCAGCTTGCTGCTCACAACATCCTGCACAAAGAGATCGAAGCCTACaactcacagctgtgtgtcagttCTGCTGGAAGCAag GAGAACTATACTGCACTGAAGAAACAATACAATAACCTGCTG GATAACTCCAAGTGGCGTCGTCACTACCTGAACAGCGTGTACGAGTATGTGCAGGGCTGCAACAAGGAGCTGGCCTTCCTGGGAGACGAACAGGGCAAGATCAAGAAGCAGGACTGGAGCGACCGCATGGTGGACCCACCTGACGTCCGCAGGCAGTACGAG AACTTCAAGAACAACAGCTTGCTGTCCCACGAGAGCGAGGTGAACAAACTCCAGGATGAAGGAGACAGACTTGTCGAACTGAAGCACCCTGCCAGCAGCACAATAACA GCCCAGAGAGATGCTGTACGGAATGAGTGGCAGAAATTCCTTAATCTCTGCATCTGTCAGGAGACACATCTAGACAATGTGGAGGAATTCAGAAAG TACCAAATGGACACGGAGCAGCTGTCTGAGACACTGACCAAACTCAACAACAGCCTGGACACAAAGTCCGTCGGCAAGAAGAGCAATTCAGAGATGTTGCTGCAGCTTGAG gaggaagagaaggctCTGCAGAACTGTGACCAGCTGCTGGCCGACCTGAGGAGACGCAGCACTACTATCGCTCCTCTCAAACTACGCCGCACCACCACCAGCAGACCCATCACAGTGGAGTCCCTGTGTGACTGGGAAACAGACACG GGTTCTCTGTCTAGAGGGGAGAAGTTCACCCTGAAGTCAAATTCACATAACGAGAACTGGGATATCACGTCCACTAATGGAGCTACAAAAACCTTTCCAGCGGTTTGCTTCCAGATCCCGCCACCTGATCCGGAGGCCATTGATAAAGTTGACCT TCTGGGGAGTGAACTAGCAGACATTAGGAAAAGAAGAGCTGCTCTGGCAGAGTCCCTGAAGAATCACAAATCAGATATTTCCAGGTCCCAACAATCAG TTCCAGTGTCATCTGCCCCTCTGGACCCTAAAGTGACAGCACTGGCTCAACAGCTGGACCAGCTGGACAACGACCTGGTCAACGCTGAGGAGAGCATGCTGAGCCGCCTGCGAGCCCCCCTGAGCCGCACAGACCCAGCAGGAGATCTGGCCAAGAGGCTGAGGGAGCAAGAG AAAGCTGCAAACACATTGAAGGCCCTGGAGCAGCAGAAGTTGGCAGCACAGGGTGACCTGCAGCCCTTACTGTCTAAAGATCCCAGTAGTACTTCTTCTGGATTGCCTCTTAAACTCAGTGCTGCCAACAATAAGTACGACAGCCTTGCTGCACTTGCAGATCTCTACAAAAAGAA AGCAAATGCATCTCTGAACCTGGAGAGTCAGATTAAGAAAGTGGATGGTCTTGTCTCTGGGTTTGAGAAGAAACTGAGTGAAGATGGTCCAATCCCCGACCGCCCAAATGCCATTCAAGCCCGCTCTGAGGACATTCAG AGTCAGCAAAAGTCAGTGGCAGCTGCTCAGGATGACGTGAAGAAGCTGAGTCAGAATCTGGAGACGACTGAACAGCTGtgcagctctctgcagcagagTTACCAGGAGTACTGCCCTGATATCCAGCGCCAGAGAACAGAGGTGAAGGACCTGCAGACCCGATACACAAACGTGGCGAACCAACTGAAGGAGAG agaaatcgtCTTACAAGAAGCTGCAACCAAGAACCAGGAGTTCCAGAGTACGTGCAAATCCCTGAACTCATTCCTGGACAACCTAGGGACAAACCAGATAACATCCAGCAACGATCTGTCGCAGGTCAATGCTAAGCAGAGCTCACAGGAG AGAATAATGGATGATCTGAAGCGGAAGCAAGATGACGTGGACAGAGTGAGTGACCTGTCACAAGACCTGCAGGATCTACTCAAT GACTACGAGACCAACATTGACAAGTTTAACAGCACACTTGAGGATTCTGGCGCCACTGTTGCAAAGAAACCTCATGTGCTCACACTTTCTGATGCTGTCCAGAAAGAG GAGAAAAATGTGGTGAACCGTTACACTGAAGCAACAGCCAAAAATACGCAAGTCCAAAAACAGATGGGTCTGGCTAAGAATCTTCTTTTAAAT AATGAAGAGAAAGTTCAAATGGTAGCACAGCAGCAAGTGGCACTTGAAAGCCAGCAAAAGAGCACATTTCAGATAGAAAGTCTGttgaaggagctggaggaagagagagccAGGACCACTCACACTGAGACAAATCTGAGAACCTTCAAGGACAGGATGATGTCACTAAAGAGTCGCAGAGGAGTGGAGCGCattgaggagaaggaggtgctgCATTACTACCGTGACCCAAAACTGGAAAATgatttggctgatctgcagaaCAAACTGCATGAAGAAGCCCTGAGGCGTAGCACCACTCAGAGTGAGGTTGAGGTGTTGAACAAGAAAATCACCACGCTGGAGGACACGCTCAAAAATGCCACACCTAAACTGGTGACAAGAGAGGTGACAGAGTTTGAGAGGGACCCACAGCTAGATGTAGATGCTGCGAAGCTGAGAGATGAAGTTACGAGGATCAAAGATGAAATTCGAGTTAGAGATGGGGAACAGATCCAGATGAAGACAGAAGTCACAGTTCTCCAGCAGATGAAGCCCCCCATCAAAGAGAGGGTGGTCAAGAAAGAAGTGGTGAAAGTGGAACAGGACCCAGAGATGTTGAGAGCAGTACGAACAATGGACACAGAAATTAGTGGCGAGAATAACAAGAGCAAGCTCCTCACTGATGAGATCTTCCAGACAAGGAGCCAGATTAATGCACTCGAGAGGCTGATTCCTAACATCCAGCCTAAGATCATCACTAAAGAAGTCAAAAAGATTGAACAAGACCCTGACCTTATCACAGAGTCAAAGAAGATTCAAACaaacctggaggaggagaggatggaaaACAACTCTTTGTCCAGAGAAGTGATGGATCTCCACAGCCGCTATAGACAAGTGCAGGACTGGAAACCAAGAGTTGAGGTGAAGGAAATTGTCAATGAGATCTATAGGATAGACCCGAACACAGAGTTGGAGATAATGCGGCTCCGCAAGGACATCCAGGACTCCAGTAAGCAGCGCTCAGATTCGGAGAGGGAGATCACCCAGGTCACGGCTGATCTTAATATCCTTCGTTCTGAGAAGCCCAAAGTGGAGCTGAAGGAAGTTCTTCGAGAGGTGGTTAAAGAGGAAAGGAGCCctgaaaatgagagagagattCAAAGGCTGAATGATCAGTTGACACAATTACACATCAACTACAACTCCCTTGAGGAACAGGTGAGGCTTCtcaggaaagagagagatgaatgGAAGGCTGAAAGATCTAAGATAGAGACCAAACTTGTCACCAGAGAAGTCATTAAGTATGAGGCTGATCCGCTCCAGGAGAAAGAAGCTGACCGCTTGAGAAGGGACGTACGGGATGAGGCAAAGCTGCGGCGCAACATTGAAGAGATGGTGTTTGACCTGCAAAACAAATATATCCTTCTGGAGAGACAGAAACCAGAGGAGAAAGTGGTTGTGCAGGAAGTGGTGCGTTTACAGAAAGACCCACGGCAGGAGGTCGAGCATGAGAGGCTCGGCAGGACTCTAGACGATGAAGTAATGACCCGCCGTCAGCTGGAGCTGGATTTGCAGCAGTTACGAACAAAggtggaagagaaagagaggattCTCAGAGAGAGTGATGAGCGCCAAAAGAAGATTCAAGCTGACTCTGAACTCAGAGAGATCAGACTGTGCATCGTACAGCTGGAAACTGCTCCACCCCCTGTTGAGGAAAGTATAGTTGTCGAAGAGGTACTGAAGGTTGAGCGAGACCCAAAACTGGAGAGAATGATAAGTGGTTTAAGGTTAGACATGGACAAGGAAACCAACGATATACTGCGTCTTGAGAGGGACATTCGTAACCTCACTGCAAAGCTTGAGATCCTGCAGAGGGAGAAGTCTGTTGAAAAGACAGTGTACAAAGAGGTGGTCCGTGTGGAGAAAGACCAGGCTGTTGAAGCTGAGAGGGACCGTCTGAGGGAGCAGGTATCTCAGAATAAATTTGCCAGACAGGACCTGGAGGATGAAATTAGACGTCTCAATGATAAAATCAACCTTCTGTCAAGCACAAAATCCAGCACTTCGAGGGAAGAGACGACCCTCACGTTGAACAAAGATTCCTtgcagagggagaaagacaACCTCACTCGAGAATTCAGAACACTTGAAGCCAGGAGACACGACATCGGCCTGTCCTTCCAGCAGCAAAGCCGACTGATGAGTGAAAGAACACAGATGAGCAGGCAGAAGAGCATTAAGATGGAGTCTGATGTCCACCGCCTGGAGAGGGACATCCTGGATGAAAAGGACAAGATCCATCTGCGAGACAGCACCATTCGTGAGCTTCTGTTGAACCTGCAGAAAGAGGAGAGTGCAGAGACAAGGACCAAAGAGACAAATGTCTCCACCAGAATCACCATTTTGGATCCAGACACGGGCAAAGACATGTCTCCATATGATGCTTTCCTGCTGGGCCTGATTGATCGTCAGCAGTACATTCACCTCCAGGAGCTGGAGTGTGACTGGGAGGAGATCACGTCCATGGGACCTGATGGGGAGACGTCTGTGTTGCAAGATCGTAAGAGTGGAAAGCAGTACTCCATCAAAGATGCCCTGCAGAAAGGAAGGCTGACAGAGTATGACCTGCAACAGTACAAACAAGGCAAGCTTCCCATCTCAGAGTTTGCCCTGCTGGTGGCGGGTGACAATAAGAAGCAGCCCCAGTTCAACTCAATCGTCCCAAAGTCCAGCACAACAGTGAACTCAGTCCAACCTGACCTATCCACAGCTAAAGAAATCTTACCAGTTGCTGGAATAAtggatacacacactgacacctgCTATACAATACGCAATGCCACCATGCGTAAACTGATCGACTCCACTTCTGCCCAAAGGCTCCTGGAGGCTCAGGCAGCAACAGGTGGCATCATTGACATCAGCAACAAAGAGAGATACACTGTTCACAAGGCAGCGACCAGAGGCCTCATTGACGACAGCCAACTCCAAAGGCTGCTCAATGCACAGAAAGCTTTCGCTGGAGTGGAAGACCCGGTGACCAAAGAGCGCCTGTCTGTGGGTGAAGCTATTCAGAAAGGGTGGATGCCAAAGGACACCGCCTTTCGCTACATGGAGGCTCAGCACCACACAGGAGGGCTGGTTGATCCTAAGACCGGTCGCAGACTAAGCACCCTGGATGCCATTGGGGCCAAAATGATTGACAGCACGAtgatgagggagctgcaggCCGACAGAAGCTACGTCAAGGATATTGTCGACCCGATCACACAGGAGAAGATTAACTACAAACAAGCTCTGGAGCGCTGTAAGAAAGACCCGTTGTCAGGCCTACCAATGTTGCCTGCCTCCTCAAAAGATTCGGGTTACTCTTCTCGATATGGAAGATTTTAG
- the acox1 gene encoding peroxisomal acyl-coenzyme A oxidase 1 isoform X2 — MNPDIVKERNNATFDVEKLTYILDGGPEKTIRRREIESLVFNDPDFKEKDPNFLSRSERYDQAVRKSAQMILKLREYGIADPDEIQQYKTMAKGNLHEAMGLHFAMFLPTLYSQCDPQQSRKWLPLAESFQVVGTYAQTELGHGTHLRGLETTATFDPATQEFVLNSPTISSIKWWPGGLGKTSNHAIVLAQLYTLGKCHGLHAFIVPVRDMSTHEPLPGIVVGDIGPKFGFSEVDNGFLKLENVRIPRENMLMKYAKVDPDGTYMKPPSAKLTYGTMVFIRSMIVGESARALAKSCTIAIRYSAVRHQSEIRQGEPEPQIIDYQTQQYKLLPLLAMAYAFTFVGQYMKQTYLRITGDINQGDFSELPELHALSAGLKAFTTWEANNAIEVCRMSCGGHGYSRSSALPDIYVEFTPTCTYEGENTVMMLQTARYLVKSYRQAKAGQQLSGIVSYLNETQDRRVQPQPVAARPTVVDINDLSSLVEVYKLRAATLVEMAAKNIQQELQRRKSQEDAWNNSCIDLVRASDAHCHYVVVKLFTDKLGEIGDTAIHSVLSNLALLYALHGITKNSGDFLMAGLLSVPQVLQMSLRIKELLSQLRLNAVALVDAFDIHDKKLNSVLGRYDGNVYEHMFEWARSSPLNTEEVHESFHKYLKPLRSKL, encoded by the exons ATGAATCCTGATATCGTAAAAGAGCGGAATAACGCTACGTTTGACGTCGAAAAACTGACTTACATATTGGACGGAGGCCCAGAAAAGACTATAAGAAGACGAGAAATAG AGTCACTGGTCTTCAATGACCCAGACTTTAAGGAGAAGGACCCAAACTTCCTGTCCCGGAGTGAGCGCTATGACCAGGCTGTAAGAAAAAGTGCACAAATGATCCTGAAGCTCAGAGAGTACGGTATTGCTGACCCAGATGAGATCCAACAGTATAAGAC TATGGCCAAAGGCAACCTGCATGAGGCCATGGGGCTACACTTTGCCATGTTCCTCCCAACACTGTACAGCCAATGCGACCCTCAGCAGTCCCGGAAATGGTTGCCTCTGGCAGAGTCCTTCCAGGTTGTTGGCACTTACGCTCAAACTGAGCTGGGTCACG GCACACACCTCAGAGGGCTGGAGACCACAGCCACATTTGACCCGGCCACACAGGAGTTTGTCCTAAACAGTCCCACTATCAGCTCCATCAAGTGGTGGCCTGGAGGAC TTGGAAAGACATCAAACCATGCTATAGTTTTAGCACAGTTGTATACTCTTGGAAAATGCCATGGGCTGCATGCTTTCATTGTACCTGTTCGTGACATGAGCACACATGAGCCCCTCCCAG GTATTGTAGTTGGAGATATCGGCCCCAAGTTTGGGTTCAGTGAAGTTGACAATGGCTTCCTGAAACTGGAGAACGTACGAATTCCACGAGAGAACATGCTGATGAAATACGCAAAG GTGGACCCAGATGGAACCTATATGAAGCCACCAAGCGCCAAACTAACCTACGGTACCATGGTGTTTATCCGCTCCATGATTGTAGGCGAGTCAGCCCGGGCTCTTGCAAAGTCCTGCACCATCGCCATCCGCTACAGTGCCGTTCGTCACCAGTCTGAAATCCGGCAGGG AGAGCCAGAGCCGCAGATCATTGACTACCAAACACAGCAGTACAAGCTGTTACCTCTGCTGGCAATGGCATATGCCTTCACTTTTGTTGGCCAATACATGAAGCAGACCTACCTCCGCATAACAGGAGACATAAACCAGGGGGACTTCAGTGAGTTGCCTGAG CTTCATGCCCTGTCTGCTGGTCTAAAGGCCTTTACTACATGGGAGGCCAACAATGCCATTGAGGTGTGTCGCATGTCATGTGGTGGCCACGGTTACTCCCGAAGCAGTGCCTTGCCAGACATTTATGTCGAGTTCACCCCCACCTGCACCTACGAGGGAGAGAACACAGTCATGATGCTGCAGACTGCCAG ATACCTGGTGAAGAGCTACAGACAGGCCAAGGCCGGCCAGCAGCTGAGTGGTATTGTGTCATACCTGAATGAAACACAGGATCGCAGGGTGCAGCCACAGCCCGTCGCTGCCAGACCCACTGTGGTTGATATTAATGACCTGAGCAGCCTGGTGGAAGTCTACAAACTCCGCGCTGCCAC tCTAGTGGAGATGGCAGCAAAGAATAtccagcaggagctgcagcGCAGGAAAAGCCAGGAGGACGCCTGGAACAACAGCTGTATAGACCTGGTCAGAGCCTCGGAT GCTCACTGTCATTATGTTGTGGTGAAGCTTTTTACTGACAAGCTGGGGGAGATCGGCGACACAGCGATACACTCAGTGCTGTCGAACCTGGCTCTGCTCTATGCTCTGCACGGCATCACAAAGAACTCTGGAGACTTCCTGATG GCTGGACTGCTCAGTGTACCCCAGGTGCTGCAGATGTCTCTTCGAATCAAGGAGCTACTATCTCAGCTGAGGCTCAACGCTGTGGCCCTGGTAGATGCTTTTGACATCCACGACAAGAAGCTGAATTCAGTCCTGGGACGATATGATGGGAATGTCTATGAGCACATGTTTGAGTGGGCTCGCAGTTCACCTCTCAACACCGAAGAG GTCCATGAGTCCTTCCACAAGTATCTGAAGCCTCTTCGGTCCAAGCTGTGA
- the ten1 gene encoding CST complex subunit TEN1, translating to MMLPSAAVFHFPWEINSGKVQEGGSVRTFGRLVCYEPEESRATLSAQHAAKEHRVVVHTLFVEPFNPIIGAQYIVLGELENYDGIGAMVRARVLNCVDGVNVALLQKAIVEQRSFFRERECKQGDVAQSADAT from the exons ATGATGCTTCcttctgctgcagtttttcaTTTTCCCTGGGAAATAAACTCTGGAAAGGTGCAGGAAGGAGGATCAGTCCGAACATTCGGCAG ACTTGTTTGCTATGAACCTGAGGAGTCGAGGGCTACACTGTCAGCTCAGCACGCTGCAAAAGAACACCGTGTCGTTGTCCACACCTTGTTTGTGGAGCCTTTTAACCCAATAATTGGGGCCCAGTACATTGTTCTGGGTGAGTTAGAAAATTATGATG GTATCGGTGCAATGGTCCGTGCCCGTGTGCTTAACTGTGTGGATGGAGTAAATGTTGCACTTCTACAGAAAGCCATCGTGGAGCAAAGAAGCttcttcagagagagagagtgcaaacAGGGTGATGTTGCACAATCTGCTGATGCAACCTGA
- the acox1 gene encoding peroxisomal acyl-coenzyme A oxidase 1 isoform X1, protein MNPDIVKERNNATFDVEKLTYILDGGPEKTIRRREIESLVFNDPDFKEKDPNFLSRSERYDQAVRKSAQMILKLREYGIADPDEIQQYKTCVHKDRPQPLDLHLGMFLPTLLNQATPEQMDRFFMPAWNLEIIGTYAQTEMGHGTHLRGLETTATFDPATQEFVLNSPTISSIKWWPGGLGKTSNHAIVLAQLYTLGKCHGLHAFIVPVRDMSTHEPLPGIVVGDIGPKFGFSEVDNGFLKLENVRIPRENMLMKYAKVDPDGTYMKPPSAKLTYGTMVFIRSMIVGESARALAKSCTIAIRYSAVRHQSEIRQGEPEPQIIDYQTQQYKLLPLLAMAYAFTFVGQYMKQTYLRITGDINQGDFSELPELHALSAGLKAFTTWEANNAIEVCRMSCGGHGYSRSSALPDIYVEFTPTCTYEGENTVMMLQTARYLVKSYRQAKAGQQLSGIVSYLNETQDRRVQPQPVAARPTVVDINDLSSLVEVYKLRAATLVEMAAKNIQQELQRRKSQEDAWNNSCIDLVRASDAHCHYVVVKLFTDKLGEIGDTAIHSVLSNLALLYALHGITKNSGDFLMAGLLSVPQVLQMSLRIKELLSQLRLNAVALVDAFDIHDKKLNSVLGRYDGNVYEHMFEWARSSPLNTEEVHESFHKYLKPLRSKL, encoded by the exons ATGAATCCTGATATCGTAAAAGAGCGGAATAACGCTACGTTTGACGTCGAAAAACTGACTTACATATTGGACGGAGGCCCAGAAAAGACTATAAGAAGACGAGAAATAG AGTCACTGGTCTTCAATGACCCAGACTTTAAGGAGAAGGACCCAAACTTCCTGTCCCGGAGTGAGCGCTATGACCAGGCTGTAAGAAAAAGTGCACAAATGATCCTGAAGCTCAGAGAGTACGGTATTGCTGACCCAGATGAGATCCAACAGTATAAGAC GTGTGTGCACAAAGACAGACCACAGCCCTTGGATCTCCATCTGGGGATGTTCCTTCCTACACTGCTCAACCAGGCTACCCCAGAACAAATGGACCGTTTCTTCATGCCTGCCTGGAACCTAGAGATCATCGGAACCTACGCTCAGACTGAGATGGGCCACG GCACACACCTCAGAGGGCTGGAGACCACAGCCACATTTGACCCGGCCACACAGGAGTTTGTCCTAAACAGTCCCACTATCAGCTCCATCAAGTGGTGGCCTGGAGGAC TTGGAAAGACATCAAACCATGCTATAGTTTTAGCACAGTTGTATACTCTTGGAAAATGCCATGGGCTGCATGCTTTCATTGTACCTGTTCGTGACATGAGCACACATGAGCCCCTCCCAG GTATTGTAGTTGGAGATATCGGCCCCAAGTTTGGGTTCAGTGAAGTTGACAATGGCTTCCTGAAACTGGAGAACGTACGAATTCCACGAGAGAACATGCTGATGAAATACGCAAAG GTGGACCCAGATGGAACCTATATGAAGCCACCAAGCGCCAAACTAACCTACGGTACCATGGTGTTTATCCGCTCCATGATTGTAGGCGAGTCAGCCCGGGCTCTTGCAAAGTCCTGCACCATCGCCATCCGCTACAGTGCCGTTCGTCACCAGTCTGAAATCCGGCAGGG AGAGCCAGAGCCGCAGATCATTGACTACCAAACACAGCAGTACAAGCTGTTACCTCTGCTGGCAATGGCATATGCCTTCACTTTTGTTGGCCAATACATGAAGCAGACCTACCTCCGCATAACAGGAGACATAAACCAGGGGGACTTCAGTGAGTTGCCTGAG CTTCATGCCCTGTCTGCTGGTCTAAAGGCCTTTACTACATGGGAGGCCAACAATGCCATTGAGGTGTGTCGCATGTCATGTGGTGGCCACGGTTACTCCCGAAGCAGTGCCTTGCCAGACATTTATGTCGAGTTCACCCCCACCTGCACCTACGAGGGAGAGAACACAGTCATGATGCTGCAGACTGCCAG ATACCTGGTGAAGAGCTACAGACAGGCCAAGGCCGGCCAGCAGCTGAGTGGTATTGTGTCATACCTGAATGAAACACAGGATCGCAGGGTGCAGCCACAGCCCGTCGCTGCCAGACCCACTGTGGTTGATATTAATGACCTGAGCAGCCTGGTGGAAGTCTACAAACTCCGCGCTGCCAC tCTAGTGGAGATGGCAGCAAAGAATAtccagcaggagctgcagcGCAGGAAAAGCCAGGAGGACGCCTGGAACAACAGCTGTATAGACCTGGTCAGAGCCTCGGAT GCTCACTGTCATTATGTTGTGGTGAAGCTTTTTACTGACAAGCTGGGGGAGATCGGCGACACAGCGATACACTCAGTGCTGTCGAACCTGGCTCTGCTCTATGCTCTGCACGGCATCACAAAGAACTCTGGAGACTTCCTGATG GCTGGACTGCTCAGTGTACCCCAGGTGCTGCAGATGTCTCTTCGAATCAAGGAGCTACTATCTCAGCTGAGGCTCAACGCTGTGGCCCTGGTAGATGCTTTTGACATCCACGACAAGAAGCTGAATTCAGTCCTGGGACGATATGATGGGAATGTCTATGAGCACATGTTTGAGTGGGCTCGCAGTTCACCTCTCAACACCGAAGAG GTCCATGAGTCCTTCCACAAGTATCTGAAGCCTCTTCGGTCCAAGCTGTGA